TTCGTGCAGGTGTATTTGCACGTATGGGACATGAGCGGGTTGGGAATCCAGAAGCCGCTGGGATGCTGGAATCCTTCTACGCCCGAAGCAATGGACAGGCCGTAAACCGTTTCAGCAGTCATTGCCATTTCCGTGAGCTTCGTCCGGATATGACCGGCTTTCTGCACGCCGACCATATCGGCCAACAGACTTGCCGCGCCGCAAAGAGCCGAGCATCCGCCGGCCTTACAGCCGCCGGCCGTCAATCTGTGGACTGCCGTGAAGTAGCTCAGGAGCCGTCCTACATACTGCGTTTCGCCGCAGAGGAATACTCTTTCATTCGGTACGAATACGTGATCGAAGTATACGAGCGCCTGATGGTCGGCATACTGTTTGCCCAAGTCGATGCCTTCGATATCGCCTTCGACTTCAAAGAAGCGTTTATCCTGAGGCGTACGACCTAAAACAAAGGTCAGTCCCGGCGTATCGGCAGGAACAGCGCAGGCAACGGCAAAGTCCTTGTCTTCCGGCTTCATGTTCGTCGTCGGGACGATGACGATTTCATGAGCGAAGAGGATACCCGTCTGGTTGCACTTGAACCCGCTGATGACGATGCCGTCTTCGCGGACTTCGTCGACATGGACGTAGGAATCGCGGTCAGCCTGCGCATGAGGCGGCGCCGTCCGCAGCCCTTTGACGTCCGTTACCGTAACGGTACAGGTCAAGTCGTTCTGCTGTACGTATTTCAGGAAATTCATGAAGCGTTCAAAATAGTTGGTACCCAAGTCGTGGTCCATGTCGTAGCACGCAGGGCCTAATCCGGCAAATGCTTCCGAGCCGGTGCAGCGGTGCGTACAGCAACCGATAACTTCAGCCAGCGCTCTGGCAGCTCTGGTCTTGCGGTTCGCGTCTTCTGCCGAACGGAGGGGAGCGTTGTAAATACTGACCCGTTCGTCGAGCATATGGGACGGAACAGTAATCAGATCCTGCCAGTCCGGGCGATGCTGCAGTTCGTAAATCTTGGAGATAGCGTTGAAGCTGGCCGCCAAGGGCGGATAGGTCGTAACGTCTTCAATTTTCTCTCCCAGGAACCATACGTTCATCGGTTTTCTGGCGCGAATGCTGTCTTGGAATTGTTGTTTAGTCATTAACATACCAAACCCCTCCTTCGCTGGACTCATATTTCATACACTATCCTATACCTGATGGATCTTTCACAAATATATATGAAATAAATATGCCAAATACAAAAAAGCTGCAAATGGCGTAAATACGGGCCTTTAAAAACATATCGGCATCCAGTGCGATGTATATTTACATCGCCTGTATGCCGATATCCTTACTGCTTATTGCCGATGCCATGATGGTACCGCTTTCGTCCAACCGATGCGCGTTGACATCACTTCTATGCTATATTGCATCGTTTTTATCCTTTTCATGGGAGCCGACGCCCCATTTTTTCATTTTCCGCACGACCGTTGACTGGTCTATCTCCAGCGCCTTCGCCATGGCCCGCGTCGAGCGGTATTCCCGGTACGCCTGCATCAGCAGCTCTTTTTCCATTTCTTCTACGGCCCGCTTCCACGGCACGAGACGCTGCACCTTGACGGCCGCCCCGGAATCCTCGCCCGTTCCCTTGCCGACAAAATGGCTGGGCGTCAGCTTGTTTTCCGACGGCAGGACGATCATCGTCTCGACGGCGTTTTCCAGCTCGCGGATATTGCCCGGCCAGTCCTGACGCATGAGGAAGCGGTACAGTTCCGGAGAAATCTCCTTTTCCTTGCCGTACTTTTCATTGAAATATTTCAGGAAATAGTTGACCAGGGGGATGATGTCCTCGCGCCGCTCCCGCAGCGGCGGAATATGGATGTGAATGACGTTGAGGCGATAATACAAGTCCTGCCGGAACGTCCCCTGACAGACCATACTCCACAAGTCCTTGTTCGTCGCCGCGATCAGGCGGACGTCTACCTTGACCGGCTTGGCCGCGCCGATGCGCTGCACTTCTTTTTCCTGTATGACACGGAGCAGCTTGACCTGCGCTGCCAGGCTGAGCTCGCCCACCTCGTCCAGGAGCAGGGTTCCCTTGTTGGCCAGCTCGAAAAAGCCGACCTTGCCCTGCCGCCGCGCACCTGTAAAGGCGCCGCTTTCATAGCCGAACAGCTCCGACTCGAACAAGGTGTCGGGGATGGCGCCGCAGTTTATCTTGATAAAAGGCTTGTCCTTTCGCCGGCTCGTGTGATAAATTTCGTTGACGACGACTTCCTTCCCCGTTCCCGACTCGCCCGTAATCAATACGACGGACTCGACGTCGGCGACGACGTGCACCAGATGAAGTATCTTCTTCATGGCCGGGCTGTGGGCCACGATGGGGCCGCCGCTGCCGTTGAACAAGGATATTTCCCGCATATAGCTCTTCGTGTACAGCCGCTGCTCTTCCAGCTTTTTGCGCAGCGTATTGAGAGCCGACATGTCCTGTATGCTGATGACGATGGTCTTGAGGCGGTGCTGCCGGTCGAATATGGGCGCGCCGGTGCACAAGAGCTCCTTTTGCTTGTACGTTCCCGACACGACGATGCGCTTCGGGTCTTCGTTCATCTTGCGGACCAGTTCGCCGCAGACGGAATGCTCCCGGTCAAGTATTTCCATAGACCGCCCCAAGACGTCGCGCCGCTTGATGCCGAAGGTCGTTTCCAAGGCCTTGTTGACCCGGATGATGACGCCGTTTTTATCGGCCACGACGATGCCGTCGGCGACGACCTCCAAAATAGCGTCGATTTCTTCCAGTACGTCTATGACGTTGTCCAATTCCTGGGCGGAGCACCGCTCTTTCCCCGATATATGGGCGACGATAATGCTGCCCTGCCGCTGACCGGCCTGGGTCCAGGGCAGGAGATGGCAGATAATCATGCCCCCCTCTACTGCGACGGCAAAGCGCCCCTGCCCATGTACGACGTCGATTTGCGCCTCCAGCGCGCCGATAAGCTCATCCTCCGTCACGCCTAATTCCGCCTTGAGCTCGTCAGCCGCTCCATTGCGGTATACGGCGCGGCCGTCTGTATGGACGATAAAAATCGCGCAGTAAATAGAATTCAGTATTGCGTCAAAGTCTGCATATCGGCGAAACGCCGCCTCTCCGTTCATGCCGTCCCCCTCCTTTTTCTCCTTATTGTACACTATTTTCCCGCCCTTTGCCTACTCTTTCCGCCTATGCAAAAACCAGCCTCCCCCTAATGGGGAAAGACTGGTTTCTCTTGCGCCTATTATTTTAAGAAGCCCTGGATGATCATTTCTTCCGCTTCTTCTGCCGTAAGGCCTAACGTCATGAGCTTGGTCAGCTGTTCGCCGGCAATCTTGCCGATAGCCGCTTCGTGAATCAGGGCCGCGTCCGTATCGTTGGCCGTCAGCTCAGGAATCGCCGAAATCTTGGCGTCGTCCATGATGATGGAGTCGCAGGCTGAATGGCCGTGGCACTGGGCATTGCCGATGACCTTGGCCCGGAAAATCTGATGGGACGTGCCGCGGGCGACGGCGCGGGATACGACATCCGTGCTGGAATCCTTGCCGTTCAGTTCAACTTCAAACTCCGTTTCGGCAAACTGCACGCCGTCGGTCATGAGCTTTTCCTTGACGATAAACGTCGCGCTGGCTGCCAAATCAGCCTTCGTGACGCGCTTCGTCGAGTCGACGCCCTTAATCTGCGTCGTTTCCATTTCCATATAGCTGCCTTCTTCCATATGGACGATGGTTTCCGGGTTCATGATCTTCTGGCCCTTGCCGTCCCCGTCGCCGTAGTGCTTTTCTACATAGCGGACGCGGGCATTCTTGCCGATATGGAAGGTATGAATTCCGTCGTGCTGCGAGCCGTCGTCGCTGCCGCAGTGGATGCCGCAGCCGGCGACGATAACCACATCGGCCCCTTCTCCGACATAAAAATCATTGTATACGACATCCTTGAGACCGGCCTGGCTCAGGACGACGGGAATGTGCACGGCTTCGTGCTGCGTTTCCGGCTTAATATACACGTTGATGCCCGGACGGTCCTTCTGCGGTTCGATTTCGATATGAGCCGTCGAAGCGCGGCCGACGCTCTGGCCGTTCGAGCGGATATTATATGCGCCTTCAGGAATGCCATGCAAATCGGCGATGACTTCCAGCAAATGTTCTTGATACTTATCCATCAGACTTCCTCCTTATAAAACTTGCAGTTTCCTACGACGTCCATCAATTCAGGAAGGACTTCTTCCTTCGTGCCGACTTTGCGGACCGTGCCGTCGGCAATGAGGACAATTTCATCGGCAATGTTGAGAATGCGTTCCTGATGGGAAATGATGAGAATCGACTGCTTCTGGTCGTGCATTCTTTCAAATACCTTGATGAGCTTATGGAAGCTCCATAAGTCGATACCGGCTTCTGGTTCGTCAAACAACGCCAGCTCCGTGTTCTTGCGGGCTACGATCGTGGCGATTTCAATGCGCTTCAATTCGCCGCCCGACAAGGACGCGTCCACTTCGCGGTTGATGTAATTTTCTGCGCACAGGCCGACTTCGGACAGGTATTGACAGACGACGCATTTGTCGAGCTTCTTATTGCCCGCCGCCAGACAGAGCAGGTCCATGACGGTGATGCCCTTGAAGCGCACAGGCTGCTGAAAGGCGTAGCCGATGCCGTTCTGGGCCCGCTTCGTAATGTCCCAGTCCGTAATGTCCTGGCCGTTGAAGAAAATCTGGCCGCTCGTCGGCTTTTCAATGCCGGCGATTAATTTAGCCAGCGTCGATTTGCCGCCGCCGTTCGGGCCGGTAATGACGACGAATTTCTGTTCGTCGATGACCAGATTGATATCTTTTAAAATTTCCTTTGTATTTTTCGTACCATTTTCGTCGGGAACGGAAAACGATACATGGCGTAATTCTAACATGTATTCTTTCACTCCTTTAATGGTTAGGACTGACTTTCGTCATTCATACAGTAGTATATCATACTAATATGGTGATGTATACATAAAAAAATATAAAATTCCGGATAAAATTGTTTCTCCACCCCGGCAGATAAAAAATAATTCCCTGCAGCTGATTCACTGTACCAACTGCAGGGAATTCCCAGAACAAAGGAGCTTATATGTCAGGATAAAATTACGCTTTCACCATGCGGCGAGACACGCCGAGAATGCGCACGCTGTTCAATACGACGGCCAGCGTCGCTGTATTGTGGATGACTGCGGCCCATAAGGGGCTGATGCGCCCCAGCGCGCCGAGAAGCATAGCTGCTGAATTGACGACAATCGTCGCCGTAAAATTCTGATTGATGACCTTCATGGTCTGCCGGCCAATCTTCAATGCATCATACAATTTTCCCGGATCTTCGGAGCGAATCGTAATAGCTGCCGATTCAGCCGCTATATCCGTCTTGTTGCCGCCCAGGCTGACGCCGATATCGGCAAAGGCCAGTGCCGGCGCGTCGTTGATGCCGTCGCCGACCATCATGACGCTGCCCCGCTTCTGCAGCTTCATGACGTAATTAGCCTTATCTTCTGGCAGTATTTCAGCATGATAGGAATCAATGTCCATTTCGCGGGCCACTTCTGCCGCCACTTCCTTGGAATCGCCAGTCAGCATGATGACTTCGTCTACACCGATGCGGCGCATTTGATTGAGGGTTTTCTTCATAGCCGGGCGAACCGGGTCTTCAATCGTCAGGCAGCCGA
This region of Megasphaera stantonii genomic DNA includes:
- a CDS encoding 4-hydroxyphenylacetate 3-hydroxylase N-terminal domain-containing protein — protein: MLMTKQQFQDSIRARKPMNVWFLGEKIEDVTTYPPLAASFNAISKIYELQHRPDWQDLITVPSHMLDERVSIYNAPLRSAEDANRKTRAARALAEVIGCCTHRCTGSEAFAGLGPACYDMDHDLGTNYFERFMNFLKYVQQNDLTCTVTVTDVKGLRTAPPHAQADRDSYVHVDEVREDGIVISGFKCNQTGILFAHEIVIVPTTNMKPEDKDFAVACAVPADTPGLTFVLGRTPQDKRFFEVEGDIEGIDLGKQYADHQALVYFDHVFVPNERVFLCGETQYVGRLLSYFTAVHRLTAGGCKAGGCSALCGAASLLADMVGVQKAGHIRTKLTEMAMTAETVYGLSIASGVEGFQHPSGFWIPNPLMSHTCKYTCTKIPFDAVRYARDILAGFGETAPSELDMRNPEVGELCQRAFNPGNPKYNAFDRLRASRFIEHMVRGSNWTAMALHGGGNQEASTVMARMYTDWEYLKGLVKVATGIETDAQKAEEFIDTIGKRQGRICTTLDLPKVES
- a CDS encoding SufB/SufD family protein; translation: MDKYQEHLLEVIADLHGIPEGAYNIRSNGQSVGRASTAHIEIEPQKDRPGINVYIKPETQHEAVHIPVVLSQAGLKDVVYNDFYVGEGADVVIVAGCGIHCGSDDGSQHDGIHTFHIGKNARVRYVEKHYGDGDGKGQKIMNPETIVHMEEGSYMEMETTQIKGVDSTKRVTKADLAASATFIVKEKLMTDGVQFAETEFEVELNGKDSSTDVVSRAVARGTSHQIFRAKVIGNAQCHGHSACDSIIMDDAKISAIPELTANDTDAALIHEAAIGKIAGEQLTKLMTLGLTAEEAEEMIIQGFLK
- a CDS encoding sigma 54-interacting transcriptional regulator, which codes for MNGEAAFRRYADFDAILNSIYCAIFIVHTDGRAVYRNGAADELKAELGVTEDELIGALEAQIDVVHGQGRFAVAVEGGMIICHLLPWTQAGQRQGSIIVAHISGKERCSAQELDNVIDVLEEIDAILEVVADGIVVADKNGVIIRVNKALETTFGIKRRDVLGRSMEILDREHSVCGELVRKMNEDPKRIVVSGTYKQKELLCTGAPIFDRQHRLKTIVISIQDMSALNTLRKKLEEQRLYTKSYMREISLFNGSGGPIVAHSPAMKKILHLVHVVADVESVVLITGESGTGKEVVVNEIYHTSRRKDKPFIKINCGAIPDTLFESELFGYESGAFTGARRQGKVGFFELANKGTLLLDEVGELSLAAQVKLLRVIQEKEVQRIGAAKPVKVDVRLIAATNKDLWSMVCQGTFRQDLYYRLNVIHIHIPPLRERREDIIPLVNYFLKYFNEKYGKEKEISPELYRFLMRQDWPGNIRELENAVETMIVLPSENKLTPSHFVGKGTGEDSGAAVKVQRLVPWKRAVEEMEKELLMQAYREYRSTRAMAKALEIDQSTVVRKMKKWGVGSHEKDKNDAI
- a CDS encoding ABC transporter ATP-binding protein, whose translation is MLELRHVSFSVPDENGTKNTKEILKDINLVIDEQKFVVITGPNGGGKSTLAKLIAGIEKPTSGQIFFNGQDITDWDITKRAQNGIGYAFQQPVRFKGITVMDLLCLAAGNKKLDKCVVCQYLSEVGLCAENYINREVDASLSGGELKRIEIATIVARKNTELALFDEPEAGIDLWSFHKLIKVFERMHDQKQSILIISHQERILNIADEIVLIADGTVRKVGTKEEVLPELMDVVGNCKFYKEEV